TCACGCTGTCGCCGATTCTGTGGCGCAAGCTTCCGGGCGCCAAATCGGCGGGGCGCGTCCAATCGGTCGCGCTTCGCCTGATCGTCGATCGCGAGCGCGAGATCGAGCTTTTCAAAAACCAGGAATATTGGTCGATCGTCGCCCGCTTCGAGGCGGACGGCACGCCGTTCACCGCGCGGCTGGTCGCGCTTGACGGAAAGAAGCTCGACCGCCTGTCGATCGGCGACGAAGGCAGCGCCAACGCCGCCAAGACGATCGTCGAGGATGGGCGGTTCACGGTCGCTTCGGTCGAGACCAAGCCGCTCAGCCGTAACCCGCCACCGCCATTCACCACCTCGACCCTGCAGCAGGAGGCCGCTCGAAAACTCGGCTTCGCCGCCAGCCACACGATGCGCCTCGCGCAGTCGCTTTATGAAGACGGTCTGATTACCTACATGCGGACCGACGGTGTCCAGATGGCGGGCGAGGCGATCAGCGCCGCGCGCCGGGCGATCGCCGATCGGTACGACGCAGGCTACGTCCCCGACAAGCCGCGCCAGTACACCAGCAAGGCCAAGAATGCGCAGGAGGCGCACGAGGCGATCCGCCCGACCGACTTCACCAAGGATCGGGGTGGATCGGGCGACCACGCCAAGCTGTACGGGCTGATCTTCAATCGCGCGTTGGCGAGCCAGATGGCGTCGGCACGGCTCGAGCGGACGACCGTCGAAATGACCGACGGCCCCGGCCGGGCAACGTTGCGAGCAACCGGACAGGTCGTGCTCTTTCCCGGTTATCTGACGCTGTATGAAGAAGGCCTAGATGATCAGGCCGACGAGGAAGGCGGACGCATGCCCGCGCTTCGGTCGGGCGATTCGCCGACCAAAACCGGCGTCGATGCGACTCAGCATTTTACGCAGCCGCCGCCTCGCTATTCGGAAGCGAGCCTCGTCAAGCGGCTCGAGGAGCTCGGCATCGGACGCCCTTCGACTTACGCGGCGACGCTGCAGACGCTGAAAGACCGCGACTATGTGAAGCTGGAGAAGAACCGCTTCATGCCCGAGGAAAGCGGACGTCTTGTCACCGCTTTCTTGGAGCGTTTTTTCGAGCGCTACGTCAGCTACGATTACACCGCCGAATTGGAGGAAGGCCTTGACGACGTGTCGGGCGGACGCCTCGGCTGGCAGCAACTGCTCGAAGCGTTCTGGAAGGACTTCAAGCCCAAGGCGGGCGAGGTCATGGAGCAGCAGCCATCGGCCGTCACCGCGGCACTCGACGAATTCCTCGCGCCCTACCTGTTCCCCGATAAGGGCGATGGCGCCGACCCACGCGTCTGTCCGCTGTGCGGGACGGGGCGGCTTGGGCTGCGCGGCGGCAAGTTCGGCGCGTTCGTCGCTTGCTCGAATTATCCGGACTGCAAATACACGCGCCGCTTCGGGCAGGGCGAGGAAGGCGTGTCGGAAGGGCCGAGCGAACTAGGGAACGGCATCACCCTGAAGAGTGGGCGCTTCGGGCCCTATCTGGAGCGCGGCGAGGGCGAAGACGTGCAACGCGCGTCCATTCCAAAGGATGTCCCGCAGGACAGCCTGACGCTGGAGATGGCTGAGAAGTTGCTGTCGCTTCCGCGTCAGATCGGCGCGCATCCCGAAACGGGCGAGATGATCAGCGCGTCGATCGGTCGCTATGGTCCTTATCTGGTCCACGCCGGCAAGTATGCGCGGCTGTCGTCGACCGCGGAAGTGTTCGACACGGGCATGAACGCGGCGGTGGCGAAGCTGGCCGATGCCGCTAATGCGAAGGGCGGCCGTGGCGCCGCGAGAGAGCCGCTGGCGGTGCTTGGCGATCACCCGACGACCGGTAAGGCGCTGAAGGTCATGGAGGGCCGCTACGGGCCGTATGTGACTGACGGCGAAACCCATGCAACGCTGCCCAAGTCGGCGGACCCCTCGGCGGTGACTCTCGACGAAGCCGTCGTGCTGATCGACGAAAAGGCCGCGAAGGGCCCGGCCAAGAAGGGCAAGCGCAAGACCGCTGCCAAGAAGGCGCCGGCCAAGAAGAAGGCTGCGCCGAAGAAAAAAGCTTAGCCGCAGGCGCGGCAGGTCGGGTCGGCGGTCAGGCGCAAGGTCCGCCACGACAAAGCGCGGCCGTCAAACAGGTGAAGCTGACCGGCCGCGTCGGGCGCGATCCCGACGATAGCGCGGATCGCCATGAGCGCGGCCAGGCTTCCGACGATCCCGGTTAGCGCCCCAAGCACACCGAACTCGGCGCAGGTATCGCAGTCGTCGGCATCGAAGGCGTCGCCGACGAAGCAACGATAGCATGGCCTGGCGCGGAGCAGCGCGACCTGGCCCTGGAACTGCTGGGCGGCGGCCGAGATAAGCGGGATGCCGAGCGCGACGGCAGCGTCGCTGACAATCAGCCGCGTCGCGAAATTGTCGGTCCCGTCGATGATGATGTGATGGCCGGCGAGGATCTCAGCCGCATTTGACCGGTCGATCCTGGACGCGACGGTCTTGACGACGACATTCGGATTGCGGTTCGCGACGAAGGTAGCTGCAAGGTCGGCTTTGCCTTTGCCGACGTCGCTGGTCCGATAGATCGGCTGGCGCTGAAGGTTCGACAGGTCGACCGTGTCGCCATCGACGATCGTGAGGCAGCCGATGCCCGCCCCCGCCAGCGCCGGGATCACCGAAGCGCCAACGCCGCCCGCGCCGATCACCGCAACATTGGCCTGCTTCAGCGCGGCCTGACCGGCACCACCGATCTCGGGCAGGACGATGTGGCGGGCGTAGCGGTCGAGTTCGTCGTCGCTGAAGCTCATCGCCCCGTCGAGCCGAACCCGCCCGCGCCGCGATCGGTCTCGCACAATTCCTCGACCTCATCGAACGATGCAAGCGTCACCGCCGCTGGCACCAATTGCGCGACGCGTTCGCCGCGGCGAATTGGGAAAGGCTCGTCGCCGTGGTTGATCAGCAAAACCTTGAGCTCGCCACGATAATCGCTGTCGATCGTGCCGGGCGTGTTCGGCACGGTGATGCCGTGCTTGAACGCGAGGCCGGAACGTGGACGCACCTGAATCTCGTATCCTTGCGGGATGGCGACGCGGAACCCCGTCGCGACTGCGTGGCGCTGGCCTGGCATCAGGTCGAGATCTTCGGCGGCGACCACGTCCATTCCGGCTGCGCCGGGCGTGGCATAGCTGGGCAGGGGAAGGCCCTCTCCGTGGGGCAGGCGGCAAATCTGGATGGCAATCGTCATGACAGGTCCTGCGCGATTCGATCGATAAGGTGGCGGGCGACGTCCTCCTTGGCGGCTTCGGGCCAATCCTCCGAACCCGCCTCGGTGATCAGGTGGACGCGATTGCGAGCGCCACCCATGACGTCGCCGCTGACGTCGTTGGCGACGATCCAGTCCGCCCCCTTCGCGTGACGCTTTGCGATCGCCTGCGACACGACATCCTGAGTTTCGGCAGCAAAGCCGATCAGAAGGCGAGGGCGATCGGGACGGGCGGACACCGTCGCCAAGATGTCGGGGTTGGGCGCGAAGCGAAGTGCCGGGGGACCAGCACTTTTCTTGAGCTTGGAGGGACTGGCCTCGACCTTCCAGTCTGCCACGGCGGCGACGAGGATCGCGACGTCGGCGGGAAGTGCCTGATCCACCGCCGCCGCCATTTGCTCGGCGGTCTCGACATCGATCCGCGTCACGCCGCCCGGTGTGGCGAGGGAAACCGGACCGGCGATGAGGGTCACGCGCGCACCGGCCCGCGCGGCCGCCTCGGCGATCGCGAAGCCTTGCTTGCCCGACGAGCGATTGGCGATCACGCGGACGGGATCTATCGGCTCGTGTGTTGGCCCTGCGGTGACGAGAACATGCTTGCCCGCAAGCGGTGTCGGCAGGGTCAACGCATCCGAGCCGCCGAGCATCGGCGCGATCCGGCGCATGATGTCTTCCGGTTCGGGCAATCGACCCGGACCAAATTCGCCGCACGCCATCGGGCCTTCGTCGGGAGCAAGGACGGTGACGCCATCGGCGCGAAGCTGCTCGACGTTGCGCTGCGTCGCCGCGTGCTGCCACATGCGGACGTTCATCGCCGGGGCGATGACGACCGGTTTATCGGTAGCAAGCAGCAAGGTCGTCGCAAGGTCGTCGGCGATGCCCGCCGCCATGCGCGCGATGAGGTCAGCGGTGGCGGGGCAGACGAGAACCAGATCGGCGGCGCGCGAGAGCTGGATGTGCCCCATCTCGCTTTCGTCCTTGAGGTCCCACAGGCTAGTGTAGACCGGACTTTCGGCCAGCGCAGCGAGGCTCATCGGCGTGACAAAATGCGCGCCACCGGCGGTGAGGACGGGCGTCACCGAATGGCCCTGCTTGCGCGCCATTCGGATCAGTTCGGCCGCCTTGTATGCCGCGATGCCGCCACCGACGATGAGGAGGATTTTCGCCATTCGCGCTAGCCTAGCAGGAACATGGCGGCCGCTCCCAGTGCCGCGGCGATGAGGGCGGTAACGGCATAGCCAAGGCCCTGTGGGCGCTCGATCACCTCGACCTCCGCCAGCGGCGGCGGCGGCGGCGCAGCGCCGACGGGCGGATAAGCGGCGTCGATCCGTGTGATCAGGTCGGGGATCAGCTTGAACGCGCGCACCGTCTCGACGATGCGATCGGCGTAATAGGCTTCTGGCCCCAATTCGGTGCGCAGCCAGTCCTTCAGGAACGGCTCGGCCGCTTCCCACATGTTGATGTCAGGATCGAGCGCGGTGGCGACGCCTTCTTCCATGACCATCGTCTTCTGCAGCAGCAACAGGTGCGGCTGGGTCTGCATGTCGAAATCGCGGGTGATCGTGAACAACCCGTCGAGCATTCGCGCAACGCTGATGTCCTTGACCGGGAGGCCGCGGATTGGCTCGCCCACGGCACGCAGCGCCGTCGCGAATTCGTCGACGTTGTGATGCGAAGGGACGTACTGAGCCTCGAAATGAATCTCGGCGACGCGGCGGTAATTGGCGGTGATCAGCCCGTAGAGGATTTCGGCGAGCCACAGACGGGCGCGGCGGTCGATGCGGCCCATGATGCCAAAGTCGATCGCGGCGAGCCGGCCGTCCGGCAGCGCGAACAAATTGCCCTGGTGCAGGTCGGCATGGAAATAGCCGTCAACGACCGCTTGGCGGAGGAAGGCGCGGACCAACGTGGTCGCAAGTGCGCGCGGATCGTGGCCGGCCTCGATCAGCGCGGCACGGTTCGACAGCTTGATCCCGTCGAGCCATTCGAGCGTCAGGACCCGCCGCGCGGTGCGGCTCCAGTCGATCTCGGGCACATAGAAGCCCGGCTCCGCGATCATGTTGTCCTTGAGTTCGGACGCGGACGCGGCCTCGCGCTGGAGGTCGAGTTCTCGCCGGGTCCACTGCTTAAAGTGCGCGATGACGAGGCGCGGACGAAGCCGCTCGGCCTCGCCGCCAAGCAATTCGACATGCGCCGCCGCCCATTCATAAGTTTCGAGCGCGCGGGCAAATTCTTCCTCGATGCCCGGGCGAAGCACTTTCACCGCAACCTTGCGGCCTTCGATCGTGACCGCCTTGTGGACCTGCGCGATTGACGCCGCACCGATCGGAACCTCATCGAATTCGGAATAGAGCGCCGTCAGCGGGGCTTCGAGCGCCTGCTCGATCGCGGCCTTGATCGCGGGGAACGGGGCAGGCGGGAGCGAGTCCTGCAACCGGAGTAAATTCTCGGCGGCCGCATCGCCGACAAGGTCGGGACGCGTTGCCAACGCCTGACCAAGTTTGATTGCCGCAGGGCCAATTTCCTGAAGCGCCGAGGCGTAGTCCGGGGTCGCAGGCATCGACAGCCCGGAACGAGCGACTCGCACCAGGCGGCGGACATTGGGCGGGGTCAGCGGATCGCGCTCGATCCCTTGCAAGGCGCCATGCCGCGCCAGCGTTCGTCCCCAGCGCAGCAGGCGCCACAGATGGGTGGCAGCGCTGGTCAACGAACAACGCTCGCCGACGTGGCTCGGTCAGGCCGGGTCGGTGCGACCATCAAATCTTCCATCCGCCGTGGATCGCGACGAGACCACCGAGGATGGGTTCGACGCTGGTCGACGCGAAGCCGGCCTCGCCAATCATGTTTCGGAATTCCTCGATGCGCGGAAAGCGTCGGATCGATTCGACCAGGTAGCGATAGCTTTCCTCGTCGCCCGCAATGGCCTTGCCGATGCGCGGGATGACCGCGTCCGAATATTTGTCATAGATATCGCCGAACCCCGGCCACTCGGTCGTCGAGAATTCGAGGCAGAAGAAACGGCCGCCACGTTTCAGCACGCGATGCGCTTCCCGCAAAGCTGCAGGGACGTCGGTCACGTTTCGAATGCCGAATGCGATCGTGTAGGCGTCGAATTGGGCGTCATCGAAGGTTAGCGTTTCGGCGTTCTCGACCTGCCAAGTGAGGCCTTCGATTCCCTTCTTCTCGGCGCGCTCCATTCCGACGCCAAGCATGTCGGGGTTGATGTCGGTGACGGTGACCGAGGCGCCCTTGGCGGCCATGCGGAAGGCGATGTCGCCGGTGCCGCCAGCCACGTCGAGAATCATGTCCCCCGGACGGGGGCGGACCTTGGTGACGAAGCGGTCTTTCCAACGGCGGTGCAGTCCGGCCGACATCAGGTCGTTCATCACGTCATAGTTGCGGGCGACCGAGGAGAAGACGCCGCCCACCCGGCGAGTCTTTTCCTCTGGAGTGACCAGTTGATCACCGAAATTGACCTTGTCCATGACAAGCGCCTCTAGCGGGGTCGTCGGCGGGGCGCCATATGCCAGCCATGCCCGAGCTTCCCGAAGTCGAAACCACCGTCCGCGGCCTAGAGGCGGTGCTGAAGGGGCGGCAGATCGAACGGATCGAGACCCGGCGCGACGATCTGCGTCGTCCATTTCCAGCTGATTTGGGGCAGCGAATGACCGGAGCCAGGGTCGTCTCGCTCGGTCGGCGCGCCAAATATGGCCTGATCGACACTGATCGCGGGGACACGCTAATCTTCCATCTGGGCATGTCGGGGAGGTGGCGGATCGATCCCGATGCGATCGGCACTCACGATCATCTTGTCATCGATATCGACGACGGACGGCGGTTGAGCCTCAACGACCCACGTCGCTTTGGATCGGTAGACCTGGTGGCGACCGACGACCTCACCGAGTGGCCCGCGTTCAAGGCCTTGGGGCCGGAGCCGCTCGGTGGTTCGATCACCGGAGCCTGGTTGAAAACGAAGTTCAACGATCGCGTCGCTGCGGTGAAGCTGTTGTTGCTCGACCAGCGAATCGTCGCCGGACTTGGCAATATTTACGTGTGCGAGGCGCTGTTTCGGGCGCGGATCGATCCGCGCAAGGCCGGCGGGCGGATCGGGCGAGGTAAGCTCGACGCCTTGGCCGACGCCATTCCGGCGGTGCTGGAGGATGCCATTCGCGCCGGCGGCTCCTCGCTACGCGACTTCGCGGCGCCTGACGGTGAGCTGGGATATTTCAGCAAGCAATTCGACGTGTACGGTCGCGAAGGCGAGCCGTGCCGGGGCGGCTGCGAGGGCAAGGTGCGTCGGATCGTCCAGGGCGGTCGGTCCACCTTCTATTGTCCGTCATGCCAGCGATAGGCCGTGGTTGACGCGAATCGCGGTGTTGGCTAGGGGGACGCAACGTCGGCGCGACCCCATGGGCCTCGCGCCGCTTCTCTTTTGCGAACAACTATTTTGAGGTCGATCGATGGCGAACACGCCGCAAGCCAAGAAGCGCATCCGCCGCAACGCCAATCGCGCGGCAATCAACGGCGCCCGCGTCAGCCGTATCCGCCGGTTCATCAAGGCGGTCGAATCGGCGATTGCCGCCGGCTCCAAGGATGAAGCCGCGGAAGCGCTGAAGAAGGCGCAGCCGGAAATGGC
Above is a genomic segment from Sphingomonas sp. LY29 containing:
- the topA gene encoding type I DNA topoisomerase, with protein sequence MKLVVVESPAKAKTIEKYLGPGHRVLASYGHVRDLPPKDGSVNPDDGFAMDWETYPDKAKQLKAITDEAKKADSLILATDPDREGEAISWHVQEVLRKKKALPAHVERVTFNAITKSAVTEAMKAPRDLDEDLIDAYRARRALDYLVGFTLSPILWRKLPGAKSAGRVQSVALRLIVDREREIELFKNQEYWSIVARFEADGTPFTARLVALDGKKLDRLSIGDEGSANAAKTIVEDGRFTVASVETKPLSRNPPPPFTTSTLQQEAARKLGFAASHTMRLAQSLYEDGLITYMRTDGVQMAGEAISAARRAIADRYDAGYVPDKPRQYTSKAKNAQEAHEAIRPTDFTKDRGGSGDHAKLYGLIFNRALASQMASARLERTTVEMTDGPGRATLRATGQVVLFPGYLTLYEEGLDDQADEEGGRMPALRSGDSPTKTGVDATQHFTQPPPRYSEASLVKRLEELGIGRPSTYAATLQTLKDRDYVKLEKNRFMPEESGRLVTAFLERFFERYVSYDYTAELEEGLDDVSGGRLGWQQLLEAFWKDFKPKAGEVMEQQPSAVTAALDEFLAPYLFPDKGDGADPRVCPLCGTGRLGLRGGKFGAFVACSNYPDCKYTRRFGQGEEGVSEGPSELGNGITLKSGRFGPYLERGEGEDVQRASIPKDVPQDSLTLEMAEKLLSLPRQIGAHPETGEMISASIGRYGPYLVHAGKYARLSSTAEVFDTGMNAAVAKLADAANAKGGRGAAREPLAVLGDHPTTGKALKVMEGRYGPYVTDGETHATLPKSADPSAVTLDEAVVLIDEKAAKGPAKKGKRKTAAKKAPAKKKAAPKKKA
- a CDS encoding HesA/MoeB/ThiF family protein, translating into MSFSDDELDRYARHIVLPEIGGAGQAALKQANVAVIGAGGVGASVIPALAGAGIGCLTIVDGDTVDLSNLQRQPIYRTSDVGKGKADLAATFVANRNPNVVVKTVASRIDRSNAAEILAGHHIIIDGTDNFATRLIVSDAAVALGIPLISAAAQQFQGQVALLRARPCYRCFVGDAFDADDCDTCAEFGVLGALTGIVGSLAALMAIRAIVGIAPDAAGQLHLFDGRALSWRTLRLTADPTCRACG
- the dut gene encoding dUTP diphosphatase; the protein is MTIAIQICRLPHGEGLPLPSYATPGAAGMDVVAAEDLDLMPGQRHAVATGFRVAIPQGYEIQVRPRSGLAFKHGITVPNTPGTIDSDYRGELKVLLINHGDEPFPIRRGERVAQLVPAAVTLASFDEVEELCETDRGAGGFGSTGR
- the coaBC gene encoding bifunctional phosphopantothenoylcysteine decarboxylase/phosphopantothenate--cysteine ligase CoaBC, giving the protein MAKILLIVGGGIAAYKAAELIRMARKQGHSVTPVLTAGGAHFVTPMSLAALAESPVYTSLWDLKDESEMGHIQLSRAADLVLVCPATADLIARMAAGIADDLATTLLLATDKPVVIAPAMNVRMWQHAATQRNVEQLRADGVTVLAPDEGPMACGEFGPGRLPEPEDIMRRIAPMLGGSDALTLPTPLAGKHVLVTAGPTHEPIDPVRVIANRSSGKQGFAIAEAAARAGARVTLIAGPVSLATPGGVTRIDVETAEQMAAAVDQALPADVAILVAAVADWKVEASPSKLKKSAGPPALRFAPNPDILATVSARPDRPRLLIGFAAETQDVVSQAIAKRHAKGADWIVANDVSGDVMGGARNRVHLITEAGSEDWPEAAKEDVARHLIDRIAQDLS
- the ubiB gene encoding 2-polyprenylphenol 6-hydroxylase, which produces MTSAATHLWRLLRWGRTLARHGALQGIERDPLTPPNVRRLVRVARSGLSMPATPDYASALQEIGPAAIKLGQALATRPDLVGDAAAENLLRLQDSLPPAPFPAIKAAIEQALEAPLTALYSEFDEVPIGAASIAQVHKAVTIEGRKVAVKVLRPGIEEEFARALETYEWAAAHVELLGGEAERLRPRLVIAHFKQWTRRELDLQREAASASELKDNMIAEPGFYVPEIDWSRTARRVLTLEWLDGIKLSNRAALIEAGHDPRALATTLVRAFLRQAVVDGYFHADLHQGNLFALPDGRLAAIDFGIMGRIDRRARLWLAEILYGLITANYRRVAEIHFEAQYVPSHHNVDEFATALRAVGEPIRGLPVKDISVARMLDGLFTITRDFDMQTQPHLLLLQKTMVMEEGVATALDPDINMWEAAEPFLKDWLRTELGPEAYYADRIVETVRAFKLIPDLITRIDAAYPPVGAAPPPPPLAEVEVIERPQGLGYAVTALIAAALGAAAMFLLG
- a CDS encoding class I SAM-dependent methyltransferase, which gives rise to MDKVNFGDQLVTPEEKTRRVGGVFSSVARNYDVMNDLMSAGLHRRWKDRFVTKVRPRPGDMILDVAGGTGDIAFRMAAKGASVTVTDINPDMLGVGMERAEKKGIEGLTWQVENAETLTFDDAQFDAYTIAFGIRNVTDVPAALREAHRVLKRGGRFFCLEFSTTEWPGFGDIYDKYSDAVIPRIGKAIAGDEESYRYLVESIRRFPRIEEFRNMIGEAGFASTSVEPILGGLVAIHGGWKI
- the mutM gene encoding bifunctional DNA-formamidopyrimidine glycosylase/DNA-(apurinic or apyrimidinic site) lyase encodes the protein MPELPEVETTVRGLEAVLKGRQIERIETRRDDLRRPFPADLGQRMTGARVVSLGRRAKYGLIDTDRGDTLIFHLGMSGRWRIDPDAIGTHDHLVIDIDDGRRLSLNDPRRFGSVDLVATDDLTEWPAFKALGPEPLGGSITGAWLKTKFNDRVAAVKLLLLDQRIVAGLGNIYVCEALFRARIDPRKAGGRIGRGKLDALADAIPAVLEDAIRAGGSSLRDFAAPDGELGYFSKQFDVYGREGEPCRGGCEGKVRRIVQGGRSTFYCPSCQR
- the rpsT gene encoding 30S ribosomal protein S20, yielding MANTPQAKKRIRRNANRAAINGARVSRIRRFIKAVESAIAAGSKDEAAEALKKAQPEMARGVARGVLHKNTASRKFSRLTKRVSSLG